A single Syngnathoides biaculeatus isolate LvHL_M chromosome 18, ASM1980259v1, whole genome shotgun sequence DNA region contains:
- the LOC133492262 gene encoding alpha-2-macroglobulin-like yields the protein MTVNKREFFGRKQDSEKAGSKNPKNKLDWKAVHGKVDLKVSAEALKTDFLCGKEVVSVPDAGRIDTVVRSLLVEAEGTPQSVSHNALLCPAEGPVEKEISLVMPEMFVAGSARATVSVLGDLMGRAIKNLDQLLAMPYGCGEQNMLLFAPNIFILNYLKSTGQLTAEILEKAKRFLESGYQRELTYKHDDGSYSAFGKNDASGNTWLTSFVMKSFGGARPYIFVDPKHILEAKKWLYAQQGRNGCIQSVGKLIHNGMKGGVSDDVSLTAYIVAALLELDSDIEDSVIQRCLGCLKEADGQIDNLYTTPLMSYTFTLARDEEMRIKLVSYLHQQSSTMGGTRHWERVGASKKGLDSLEVEMTSYVLLALLSGPSLPDFGLGYSSGIVRWLTQQQNPYGGFSSTQDTVVALQALAKYAAATYSVGGRTIVTVTSLGGLNKRFIVDQRNRLLYQEEKLSDIPGEYTIRAEGKSCVLAQISMHYNVPPPPDFSAFTLSTNTISKCNPSKPQIILFVHVRSVCVHICPFVK from the exons ATGACAGTGAATAAGAGAGAATTCTTTGGGAGAAAGCAAGATTCAGAGAAGGCGGGCAGTAAAAACCCTAAAAATAAATTGGACTGGAAAGCCGTTCATG GCAAGGTCGACCTGAAGGTGAGCGCCGAGGCCCTGAAGACCGACTTTCTGTGTGGCAAAGAGGTGGTATCTGTCCCTGACGCCGGCCGTATTGACACCGTGGTCCGCAGCCTGCTGGTGGAG GCTGAAGGAACgcctcagtcagtcagtcacaaCGCACTGCTCTGTCCTGCAG AGGGACCAGTGGAAAAGGAAATCTCTCTTGTGATGCCAGAGAtgtttgttgctggatctgccagagccactgtctctgTACTGG GTGACCTGATGGGCCGAGCCATTAAGAACCTCGACCAACTCCTGGCAATGCCGTATGGCTGTGGGGAGCAGAACATGTTGCTGTTTGCTcccaacatcttcattctcAACTACCTGAAAAGCACGGGTCAACTGACTGCTGAGATTCTGGAGAAAGCAAAGCGCTTCCTTGAGAGCG GATACCAAAGGGAGCTCACCTACAAACATGACGATGGCTCCTACAGTGCCTTTGGGAAAAACGATGCATCCGGCAACACCTG GCTGACCTCCTTTGTGATGAAGTCATTTGGGGGGGCAAGGCCTTACATCTTTGTCGATCCCAAGCACATTTTAGAGGCCAAGAAATGGTTGTACGCTCAACAGGGGCGTAATGGCTGCATCCAATCTGTGGGGAAACTCATCCACAATGGCATGAAG GGAGGTGTGAGCGACGACGTATCCCTGACGGCTTACATCGTTGCCGCCCTGTTAGAACTGGACTCCGACATTGAA GATTCTGTGATCCAGAGGTGTTTGGGCTGTCTGAAGGAGGCAGACGGCCAAATAGACAATTTGTACACCACACCGCTTATGTCCTACACCTTTACTCTGGCTAGGGATGAGGAAATGAGAATCAAGCTAGTCAGCTACCTGCACCAGCAGTCCAGCACGATGG GGGGAACCCGCCACTGGGAGCGAGTGGGGGCCTCGAAGAAAGGACTGGACTCCCTGGAGGTTGAGATGACTTCCTATGTACTGCTGGCACTGCTCTCTGGGCCTTCCCTTCCAGATTTTGGTCTGGGCTACAGCTCTGGCATTGTGCGCTGGCTCACACAGCAGCAAAATCCGTACGGTGGTTTTTCTTCCACACAG GATACCGTGGTGGCCCTCCAAGCGCTGGCTAAATATGCTGCTGCCACCTATAGCGTCGGTGGCAGGACTATCGTGACAGTGACCTCGTTAGGAGGTCTGAACAAGCGGTTCATCGTTGACCAGAGGAATCGGCTCCTGTACCAAGAAGAGAAGCTGAGCGATATCCCTGGAGAGTACACGATCAGAGCAGAGGGAAAGAGTTGTGTTCTGGCACAG ATCTCCATGCATTACAACGTTCCCCCTCCTCCTGACTTTTCCGCCTTCACCCTCTCCACTAATACCATTTCCAAGTGCAACCCCAGCAAGCCACAGATCATCCTCTTTGTTCACGTCAGgtcagtgtgtgtgcatatCTGTCCGTTTGTCAAATAA